One window of the Oceanicaulis sp. genome contains the following:
- a CDS encoding XRE family transcriptional regulator: MEEANERLKRARRDAGYDTAAAAAERFGWKRFTYFAHENGTRGLRKDAAERYARAFKVSAAWLLTGEQRGAVRVLPLSASVRAGGELCAMDDHAKGAGLDEVEAPPGCPDNAVAVVVRGDSCRPELNPGDTLIYWRHLPPEDLLFRRAVVALTDGRRFIKTITPGSAPSRFTLTSPNASPLADQDIEWAAPIEWIKSAPI; this comes from the coding sequence GTGGAAGAGGCGAACGAAAGACTTAAGCGCGCCCGGCGTGACGCCGGATACGACACCGCCGCAGCCGCCGCAGAGCGCTTCGGGTGGAAGCGGTTCACCTATTTCGCACACGAGAACGGCACGCGCGGACTGCGCAAGGACGCCGCCGAGCGCTACGCCAGAGCCTTCAAGGTTTCCGCCGCCTGGCTCTTAACTGGCGAGCAGCGCGGAGCCGTTCGTGTGCTTCCTCTGTCCGCTTCCGTTAGAGCCGGTGGAGAGCTGTGCGCAATGGACGATCACGCGAAGGGCGCGGGTCTTGATGAGGTCGAAGCGCCGCCGGGATGCCCGGACAACGCGGTCGCGGTCGTCGTGCGCGGCGATTCCTGCCGGCCCGAACTCAATCCCGGCGACACGCTGATCTACTGGCGCCACCTGCCCCCGGAGGATCTGCTGTTCCGCCGCGCCGTGGTCGCGCTCACCGATGGACGCCGGTTCATAAAGACCATCACGCCCGGATCGGCGCCCAGCCGGTTCACGCTGACCAGCCCCAACGCCTCGCCGCTCGCCGACCAGGACATAGAATGGGCGGCGCCGATCGAATGGATCAAGTCTGC